DNA sequence from the Phyllopteryx taeniolatus isolate TA_2022b chromosome 14, UOR_Ptae_1.2, whole genome shotgun sequence genome:
GAACAAGGACACGAAGCCGGCCAGGAGGAACATGGAGCCCACCAGGAGGTAGACCAGCAGCGGGGCCAGGACGAAGCCGCGCAGGTTGTCCAGGTTCTGGTTGCCCACGTAGCAGATGCCCGCCACCGGGTCCCCGTCCACGGAGCCGAGCGCCAGCACGGCGATGGTCTTCATGCTGGGGAGGAGCCAGGCGGCCAGGTGGAAGTAGGGCGCGTAGCCGGCGATGGCCTCGTTGCCCCACTTGAGCGCGGCGGCCAGGAACCAGGCGAGGGACAGGATGACCCACCAGATGGACGCGGCCATGCCGAAGAAGTAGACGAGCAGGAAGACCAGCGTGCAAAGCGCGTGGCCGGTGCTGGCCCGGTGCGCCTGCTCGACGCCGTGGTGGCGCGTGCACGCCACCCTCTCGTGGCCGGCCGCCAGCCGCAACAGGTAGCCGGCCGACACGCACAGGTAGCAGGCGGCCAGGAAGATGATGGGCCGCTCGGGGTACTTGAAGCGCTGCATGTCCACCAGGAAGGTCGCCACGGTGGTCAGCGTGGACGCGAAGCACAACGCCGCCCATAGGCCCACCCAGAAGGCGGTGAAGGCGCGCTCCTCGGCGGTGAAGAAGGGACTGTGGCACGGCGACGCCGCGCACGAGTGCGCGTCTCCCGGCGGTGCGCACTTGGGCGCGGGGGCGCCCGGCACGACGAGCGGCTTGTGGTGCTTGTAACCCGGCTTCTTCCAGGGCTTGAGCGGCCGGTcggtcggcggcggcggcgccgcgCTGGTGGCGGCGGCGCCCCCGGTGCTCTGACTCGGATCCTGGTTGTAGTCCATGCACAGCAGGTCCTGCTGTCCCTGCTCCGGAAGAAGCTCGCAGCTCATCCGGTCCGGCCACGGGAATCCAAACTGCCTCATGAGGGGCGCGCAGCCGGCCCTTGCGCGCTCGCACACGCTCCGGCAGGGCGGCAACGGCTTCTTGTACTCCTCCAGGCAGATGGGTGTGTACATGCTGCACAGAAAAAAGCGCAGGTCCGCCGAGCACTTGATCTCCACCAGCGCCAGGAACTGGTGCACCTCCAGGCCGGCCTCGTCCTGCGTGTCGTGGTGGAACTGGTTGGGCATGTACGTGTGGTTGTAGCCGATGCCCTTGCACATGGGCACGGAGATCTCCTGGCACTGCAGCGGCTTGGCGCCCCAGCAGCGGGAGCGGTGGACCGCCAGGGTGAAGAGGCACAAGAAGAGAGGGCACCACGCCGGGGGGGCCCTCCGGGACATGGCCGGTGGACGCGCCTCCTCAGTCCGCGAAAGAAGAACAAATCATGCCTACTCGCTTGTGCTTTGTGcgttccagtgtgtgtgtgagctcgGTGGGCGGGCTGCAGCCTATTATATGCGAGGCAAGAGGAGGATACGCCCCCCCAAGGAGGGTCCGAGGCACGTCAATCACACGAAGAGAGTCGCCTTTGGCAGCTTTGGGTCCaatacacgcgcgcgcgcacacacacacacacacacacacacacacacacacacacaatgaatacaATCGGCCCATTAGTGAGGAATGTCATTAGCAGAGTCAACAGTAGTAATGAGTCAAAAAGGACAACAGTCACTCAACCAACGTGCTCAAAATGCAGAAATGATCATAAATGATGCCTTTACGAACAGAATCATAACAATCTGAATACTACGCCTCGTAATTGAACTCTTTTGTGAATACCTTTGGCTGGTGAGTTTGTCTTTTCTCCATTCAagaattattttactttttaaattgatttttttgttctaaTTTATATAGGatcgattttttaaaaattat
Encoded proteins:
- the LOC133488991 gene encoding frizzled-8-like, whose product is MSRRAPPAWCPLFLCLFTLAVHRSRCWGAKPLQCQEISVPMCKGIGYNHTYMPNQFHHDTQDEAGLEVHQFLALVEIKCSADLRFFLCSMYTPICLEEYKKPLPPCRSVCERARAGCAPLMRQFGFPWPDRMSCELLPEQGQQDLLCMDYNQDPSQSTGGAAATSAAPPPPTDRPLKPWKKPGYKHHKPLVVPGAPAPKCAPPGDAHSCAASPCHSPFFTAEERAFTAFWVGLWAALCFASTLTTVATFLVDMQRFKYPERPIIFLAACYLCVSAGYLLRLAAGHERVACTRHHGVEQAHRASTGHALCTLVFLLVYFFGMAASIWWVILSLAWFLAAALKWGNEAIAGYAPYFHLAAWLLPSMKTIAVLALGSVDGDPVAGICYVGNQNLDNLRGFVLAPLLVYLLVGSMFLLAGFVSLFRIRRVIRRQGGGGVAKADKLERLMVRIGVFTVLYTVPAAVIVACYIYEQHNRQSWEAGYKCGCPQSSSDRSEARPPKPDYAVFMLKYFMGLLGGITSGVWVWSGKTLDSWRTWCTRCCWRSKTSSAGGGSMYSDVSTGLTWRSGTGSSVSFPKQVPLSRV